In the Bos taurus isolate L1 Dominette 01449 registration number 42190680 breed Hereford chromosome 21, ARS-UCD2.0, whole genome shotgun sequence genome, one interval contains:
- the TGM7 gene encoding protein-glutamine gamma-glutamyltransferase Z produces MAALELRSVDLQSAKNNQEHHTQEMGLQRLIVRRSQSFTIQLHFNRPFHSKKDSITFVAETGPAPKELLGTRATFLLTQDRQGKGWSASDFTVHANSLDVSLFTPPSAVIGSYSLKMEISQGPSHSTTHPLGTFILLFNPWSAEDDVYLPSETLLQEYIMMDYGFVYKGHERFITPWPWNYGQFEEDIIDICFEILNKSLYFLKNPSKDYSQRNDVVYICRVVSAMINSNDDSGVLQGNWGEDYSRGVSPLEWTGSVAILRQWAARGGQPVKYGQCWVFAAVMCTVMRCLGVPTRVVSNFRSAHNSDANLTIDTYYDQHAEMLPTQKRDKIWNFHVWNECWMIRKDLPPGYNGWQVLDPTPQQTSSGLFRCGPASVKAIREGEVHLPYDTPFVYAEVNADEVVWLLKDGQAQEILAHNTSSIGKEISTKMVGSDQRQNITSSYKYPEGSPEERSVFMKASQKMLGVRRTSSPFLDLLGSGGAVGQPAQLQLHLTRKPEWGQDVLLKLHARRVVDRAHPQGPIHLVVGFCAQTLLHNGGTRQPLWRQKVHLTLDFGEDIQWPLSLPYNNYRNKLTDEKLIRVSGIAKVEETGRFMLVLKDISLEPPHLSIEVSERAEVGKALRVHISLTNTLSVALSHCTMVLEGSGLINGQISNDLGTLVAGHTIEIEVDLYPIKAGPRQLQVLVSSNEIKEIKGYKDIFVAAARAP; encoded by the exons TGGCAGCCTTGGAGCTCAGGTCCGTCGACCTGCAGAGCGCCAAGAACAACCAGGAGCATCACACACAGGAGATGGGCCTCCAGCGGCTCATCGTGCGCCGTAGCCAGTCCTTCACCATCCAGCTGCATTTCAACCGCCCCTTCCACTCAAAGAAGGACTCCATCACCTTTGTGGCTGAGACAG GACCAGCACCCAAGGAGCTGCTGGGAACCCGAGCCACCTTCTTGCTCACCCAAGACCGACAAGGCAAGGGCTGGAGTGCTTCTGACTTCACTGTTCATGCCAACTCGCTCGATGTCTCCCTTTTCACACCACCCAGTGCAGTCATTGGTTCCTACTCTCTGAAGATGGAGATCTCTCAGGGCCCAAGTCATAGCACGACCCACCCTCTGGGGACCTTCATCCTACTTTTTAACCCTTGGAGTGCAG AGGACGATGTCTACCTGCCAAGTGAAACGCTGCTGCAGGAGTATATCATGATGGACTATGGCTTTGTTTACAAGGGTCATGAAAGATTCATCACCCCCTGGCCCTGGAACTACGGGCAG TTTGAAGAGGACATCATAGATATCTGCTTTGAGATTCTGAACAAGAGCCTGTACTTCTTAAAGAACCCGTCCAAAGACTACTCGCAGCGGAACGACGTGGTGTACATCTGCAGGGTGGTGAGCGCCATG ATCAACAGCAACGACGACAGCGGCGTGCTGCAGGGGAACTGGGGAGAGGACTACTCCCGGGGGGTCAGCCCCCTGGAGTGGACGGGCAGCGTGGCCATTCTGCGGCAGTGGGCGGCCAGGGGCGGGCAGCCTGTGAAGTAcgggcagtgctgggtctttgcaGCTGTGATGTGTACGG TAATGAGATGCTTAGGTGTTCCAACACGTGTTGTTTCCAATTTCCGTTCTGCACACAACTCGGATGCGAACTTGACCATTGACACCTACTATGACCAACATGCAGAGATGCTGCCAACTCAGAAACGAGACAAAATATG GAATTTCCATGTCTGGAATGAGTGCTGGATGATCCGGAAAGATCTCCCTCCAGGATACAATGGGTGGCAGGTTCTGGACCCCACTCCCCAGCAAACCAGCAGCG GGCTGTTTCGCTGTGGCCCTGCCTCCGTGAAGGCCATCAGGGAAGGGGAGGTCCACCTGCCTTACGATACCCCATTTGTGTATGCCGAGGTGAACGCTGATGAAGTCGTTTGGCTACTGAAAGATGGCCAGGCCCAGGAAATCCTGGCCCATAACACCAGTTCCATCGGGAAGGAAATCAGCACCAAGATGGTAGGGTCAGACCAGCGCCAGAACATCACCAGCTCCTACAAGTACCCAGAAG GATCCCCTGAGGAGCGATCTGTGTTTATGAAGGCCTCCCAGAAAATGCTGGGTGTGCGGAGGACCTCTTCACCCTTCCTAGATCTGTTGGGGTCTGGGGGCGCTGTGGGCCAGCCGGCACAGCTGCAGCTTCACCTGACCAGGAAGCCTGAGTGGGGCCAGGACGTGCTGCTGAAGCTGCATGCCCGGAGGGTGGTGGACAGAGCCCACCCCCAGGGGCCCATCCACCTGGTGGTGGGTTTCTGTGCACAGACTCTGCTGCACAATGGTGGTACCCGGCAGCCCCTCTGGAGACAAAAAGTGCACTTGACCCTGGACTTTGGGGAGG ATATACAGTGGCCGCTCTCGCTACCTTACAACAATTACAGAAACAAGCTGACAGATGAAAAGCTGATCCGTGTGTCTGGCATTGCCAAAGTGGAGGAGACAGGGAGGTTCATGCTGGTTTTAAAAGATATCTCCCTGGAGCCTCCCCACTTATCTATTGAG GTGTCTGAGAGGGCTGAGGTGGGCAAGGCACTGAGAGTCCACATCTCGCTCACCAACACCCTCTCGGTGGCTCTGAGTCACTGCACAATGGTGCTGGAAGGCAGTGGCCTCATCAATGGGCAGATATCAAATGA CCTTGGGACTCTGGTGGCCGGACACACTATCGAAATTGAAGTGGATCTCTACCCCATCAAAGCCGGACCCCGCCAGCTCCAAGTCCTTGTCAGCAGCAACGAGATCAAAGAGATCAAGGGATACAAGgacatctttgttgctgcagccagggctcctTGA